In Vigna radiata var. radiata cultivar VC1973A chromosome 3, Vradiata_ver6, whole genome shotgun sequence, the following proteins share a genomic window:
- the LOC106757497 gene encoding WAT1-related protein At1g09380, translating into MASGLVPLILMIVVQLVYAGMNITSKLAIESGMSPLVLVAYRQLFATVSIAPFAYWLEWKTLPRLNKQLMFRILLSSLTGVTGNQILYFVGLKFSTATIACALSNLLPAFTFILAVIFRQENLGIKQRSGLAKVFGTVLCVSGALLLSFYHGKTIGLGQSSIHWRYAEKMEGTTTSGSGNMFVGPLLLIASTLVWALWFVIQTDISKKFPAPYTSTGLMCFLASFQCIIIALCFDHSVSAWSLRDAMRLSAAIYAGVLATGLAYSLMSWAIERKGPLYVSVFTPLQLVLTAILSWALLREKLYVGTAIGSLLIVLGLYSVLWGKSEEVSTEDGMKEAVKDPKNDTEMQYYVPSNGNRVST; encoded by the exons atGGCTAGCGGTCTCGTTCCCCTCATCTTAATGATTGTTGTGCAGCTAGTCTATGCCGGGATGAATATCACTTCGAAGCTCGCAATAGAATCTGGCATGAGTCCTCTAGTCCTTGTTGCCTATCGACAACTCTTTGCCACCGTGTCCATTGCTCCCTTTGCATATTGGCTCGAATG GAAGACACTTCCCAGGTTGAATAAGCAGCTTATGTTTCGGATATTACTATCGTCCTTGACAGG AGTTACAGGAAATCAGATTCTGTACTTTGTGGGGCTAAAATTTTCAACCGCTACAATTGCATGTGCACTGTCGAATTTGCTGCCAGCTTTCACTTTTATCCTGGCAGTTATCTTCAG ACAAGAGAATCTAGGAATCAAGCAGAGGTCTGGCCTAGCAAAGGTATTCGGGACAGTATTGTGTGTGAGTGGAGCGTTGCTTTTGTCATTCTACCATGGAAAAACCATCGGTTTAGGGCAATCTAGTATTCACTGGAGATATGCAGAGAAAATGGAAGGAACTACCACTTCTGGCTCAGGAAACATGTTTGTAGGCCCTTTACTCTTAATTGCTAGCACTCTTGTTTGGGCGCTGTGGTTCGTAATTCAA ACAGACATAAGCAAGAAGTTCCCAGCTCCTTACACAAGCACAGGCTTAATGTGTTTCTTGGCAAGCTTTCAATGCATCATTATTGCATTATGTTTCGACCACAGTGTCTCAGCTTGGTCACTCCGCGATGCCATGAGACTTTCTGCTGCTATTTATGCG GGAGTATTGGCGACCGGGTTGGCGTATTCCCTCATGTCGTGGGCCATTGAGAGAAAAGGTCCACTTTATGTCTCAGTATTTACGCCTTTGCAGCTTGTCCTCACAGCAATTTTAAGCTGGGCTTTGCTACGGGAGAAATTATATGTTGGAAC TGCCATAGGGTCTCTGTTGATAGTTTTGGGGCTCTATAGTGTTCTTTGGGGGAAGAGTGAAGAGGTGAGCACGGAAGACGGTATGAAAGAAGCAGTGAAGGATCCGAAGAATGACACCGAAATGCAATACTATGTGCCATCCAATGGTAATCGTGTCAGTACTTGA
- the LOC106757271 gene encoding galactinol synthase 2, with the protein MTPNITTVTVNGTTEQTKPGSSRAFVTFLAGNGDYIKGVVGLAKGLRKAKSMYPLVVAVLPDVPQEHRVILKSQGCTVREIEPVYPPENQTQFAMAYYVINYSKLRIWEFVEYSKMIYLDGDIQVFKNIDHLFDLPDNYFYAVMDCFCEKTWSHSPQYKIGYCQQCPDKVQWPSHLGPKPPLYFNAGMFVYEPNLVTYSDLLRTLKITKPTSFAEQDFLNMYFKDKYKPIPNKYNLVLAMLWRHPENVELEKVQVVHYCAAGSKPWRFTGKEENMEREDIKILVKKWWEIYEDETLDYNNDNSVNLQPFSSPLSEPDVIPLVSAPSAA; encoded by the exons ATGACACCCAACATCACCACCGTCACTGTCAATGGCACCACTGAGCAAACCAAACCTGGTAGTAGCCGTGCCTTTGTGACTTTCCTTGCTGGAAATGGTGATTACATAAAAGGTGTTGTGGGTTTGGCCAAAGGGTTGAGAAAGGCCAAAAGCATGTACCCTTTGGTGGTGGCTGTGTTACCTGATGTTCCTCAGGAACATCGTGTGATTTTGAAATCTCAAGGTTGCACTGTCAGGGAGATCGAACCTGTCTATCCACCTGAGAATCAGACACAGTTCGCCATGGCTTATTATGTCATCAATTATTCCAAGCTACGTATCTGGGAG TTTGTGGAGTACAGCAAGATGATATACCTAGATGGTGACATCCAGGTGTTTAAAAACATTGACCACTTGTTTGATCTTCCTGATAACTATTTCTATGCGGTGATGGATTGTTTCTGCGAGAAGACTTGGAGTCACAGCCCTCAGTACAAGATTGGTTACTGCCAACAGTGCCCTGATAAAGTTCAGTGGCCCTCTCATTTGGGTCCTAAGCCTCCTCTATATTTCAACGCTGGCATGTTTGTCTATGAGCCTAATCTTGTCACTTACAGTGATCTTCTTCGAACTCTTAAAATCACCAAGCCCACTTCTTTTGCTGAGCAG GACTTTCTGAATATGTACTTCAAGGACAAGTACAAGCCTATACCAAACAAGTACAACCTTGTACTGGCCATGTTGTGGCGTCACCCCGAGAATGTTGAACTTGAGAAAGTTCAAGTGGTTCATTATTGTGCTGCT GGGTCTAAGCCTTGGAGATTCACTGGGAAGGAGGAGAACATGGAGAGGGAAGATATCAAGATACTTGTGAAGAAGTGGTGGGAGATATATGAAGATGAGACACTAGACTACAATAACGACAACTCTGTCAATCTGCAACCTTTCTCTTCACCACTGTCGGAGCCTGATGTCATTCCACTCGTTTCGGCACCTTCTGCTGCATAA
- the LOC106757979 gene encoding chloroplast stem-loop binding protein of 41 kDa b, chloroplastic, producing MARMVALQQNQLSFSPLASSLSDFSGTRLHTQLQLKRKLWQPKGSFSVSASSTKKILIMGGTRFIGVFLSRLLVKEGHQVTLFTRGKAPVTQQLPGESDGDYADFSSKILHLKGDRKDYEFVKSSLSAEGYDVVYDINGREADEVEPILDALPNLEQFIYCSSAGVYLKSDLLPHAETDAVDPKSRHKGKLETESLLQSKGVNWTSIRPVYIYGPLNYNPVEEWFFHRLKAGRPIPIPSSGIQITQLGHVKDLATAFVQVLGNDKASKEVFNISGEKYVTFDGLARACAKAGGFPEPEIVHYNPKDFDFGKKKSFPFRDQHFFASIEKAKRVLGWEPEFDLVEGLADSYNLDFGRGTFRKEADFSTDDIILGKSLVSV from the exons ATGGCAAGAATGGTGGCACTCCAACAGAACCAACTATCTTTCTCTCCCTTGGCCTCCTCTCTTTCTGACTTCAGTGGAACCAGACTTCATACTCAACTTCAG TTGAAGAGAAAATTATGGCAGCCAAAAGGGTCTTTCTCTGTCTCTGCATCAAGCACCAAGAAAATCCTCATCATGGGAGGCACCAGGTTTATTGGAGTGTTTTTGTCTAGGCTCCTTGTCAAAGAAGGACACCAG GTGACTTTATTTACCAGAGGTAAAGCGCCTGTCACTCAACAATTGCCTGGTGAATCAGACGGTGATTATGCTGATTTTTCTTCCAAG ATCTTGCATTTGAAAGGAGACAGGAAGGACTATGAATTTGTAAAATCCAGTCTGTCAGCAGAGGGGTATGATGTTGTTTATGACATAAATG GACGAGAGGCAGATGAAGTTGAGCCCATACTGGATGCTCTGCCTAATCTGGAACA GTTTATTTACTGTTCTTCGGCTGGTGTCTATCTCAAATCTGACCTATTACCTCATGCAGAG ACTGATGCAGTTGATCCTAAGAGTAGGCACAAGGGAAAGCTTGAGACAGAAAGTTTGCTACAATCAAAGGGTGTTAATTGGACATCAATAAGGCCAGTTTACATCTATGGACCCTTGAACTACAACCCTGTTGAAGAGTGGTTCTTCCATAGATTGAAAGCTGGTCGCCCAATTCCTATCCCTAGCTCAGGAATACAAATAACACAACTTGGTCATGTTAAG GATTTGGCAACAGCTTTCGTTCAGGTTCTTGGTAATGACAAGGCCAGCAAGGAAGTATTTAACATCTCGGGAGAGAAATATGTTACATTTGATGGATTAGCAAGAGCGTGTGCTAAG GCTGGTGGATTCCCAGAGCCAGAGATCGTTCACTACAACcctaaagattttgattttgggaAAAAGAAGTCATTTCCATTCCGTGACCAG CATTTCTTTGCATCGATTGAGAAAGCAAAGAGAGTACTTGGGTGGGAACCTGAATTTGACCTTGTAGAAGGTCTTGCAGACTCCTATAACCTGGACTTTGGTAGAGGAACATTCCGGAAAGAGGCTGATTTCTCAACAGATGACATTATTCTTGGCAAGAGTCTTGTTAGTGTATAA
- the LOC106757065 gene encoding AP-3 complex subunit mu isoform X1 has translation MLQCIFLLSDSGEVMLEKQLSGHRVDRSICAWFWDQAISQPGSFKQQPVIASPTHYLFQVFREGITFLACAQVEMPPLMATEFLCRVADVLSDYLGGLNEDLIKDNFVIVYELLDEMIDNGFPLTTEPNILREMIAPPNIVSKVLSVVTGSSSNVSDTLPGATASLVPWRTTDTKYASNEIYVDLVEEMDATINRDGVLVKCEINGEVQVNSHITGLPDLTLSFSNPSILDDVRFHPCVRYRPWESHQFLSFVPPDGQFKLMSYRVRKLKNTPIYVKPQLTSDGGTCRLSVLVGIRNDPGKTIDSVTVQFQLPSCILSADLTSNYGIVNILSDKTCSWSIGRIPKDKAPSLSGTLVLETGLERLHVFPTFQVGFRIMGVALSGLQIDKLDLRTVPYRFYKGFRALTRAGEFEVRS, from the exons ATGTTGCAGTGCATATTTCTTCTGTCCGATTCTGG AGAGGTAATGCTAGAGAAACAGCTTAGTGGCCACCGCGTAGATCGCTCAATATGTGCCTGGTTCTGGGACCAAGCCATTTCTCAACCTGGTTCTTTTAAG CAACAACCGGTTATTGCTTCCCCCACGCATTATCTATTCCAAGTTTTTCGCGAGGGAATCACTTTTTTGGCCTGCGCTCAAGTCGAAATGCCCCCATTGATGGCCACTGAG TTCCTTTGTAGGGTAGCTGATGTTCTCAGTGACTATCTTGGGGGATTGAATGAAGACTTGATCAAAGACAACTTTGTCATTGTGTACGAG CTTCTGGATGAGATGATAGACAATGGCTTCCCGCTAACTACAGAGCCTAATATCCTGCGAGAGATGATAGCCCCACCAAATATTGTTAGCAAAGTCTTGAGTGTTGTGACTGGCAGCAGCTCCAATGTGAGTGACACCCTCCCAGGTGCTACTGCATCTCTTGTTCCCTGGAGAACAACGGACACAAAGTATGCCAGCAATGAAATTTATGTAGATCTTGTAGAAGAAATGGATGCAACAATAAACAG GGACGGAGTTCTGGTGAAATGTGAGATCAACGGTGAGGTTCAAGTGAATTCCCATATCACTGGTCTTCCTGATTTGACTCTTTCGTTTTCAAATCCTTCAATCCTTGATGATGTGAGGTTCCATCCCTGTGTTAGATATCGGCCCTGGGAATCCCATCAATTTCTTTCATTTGTGCCTCCTGATGGGCAGTTTAAGCTCATGAGTTACAG AGTTAGAAAATTGAAGAACACCCCGATATATGTAAAGCCACAGTTGACTTCAGATGGTGGAACATGCCGTCTTAGTGTATTGGTTGGAATAAGAAATGATCCAGGAAAGACAATCGATTCCGTAACTGTCCAGTTTCAGCTTCCTTCTTGCATCTTATCAGCTGATCTGACTTCAAATTATGGAATAGTAAACATACTGTCTGACAAG ACATGCTCTTGGTCCATTGGTAGGATCCCAAAGGATAAAGCTCCTTCATTGTCGGGAACATTGGTGCTGGAGACTGGATTGGAGCGCCTTCACGTCTTTCCCACGTTTCAAGTGGGTTTTAGGATTATGGGTGTTGCCCTCTCTGGTCTGCAAATAGATAAACTGGATCTGAGGACTGTACCCTACCGTTTTTATAAAGGGTTTCGAGCTCTTACTCGAGCAGGAGAATTTGAAGTGAGGTCATAA
- the LOC106757065 gene encoding AP-3 complex subunit mu isoform X2 — translation MPPLMATEFLCRVADVLSDYLGGLNEDLIKDNFVIVYELLDEMIDNGFPLTTEPNILREMIAPPNIVSKVLSVVTGSSSNVSDTLPGATASLVPWRTTDTKYASNEIYVDLVEEMDATINRDGVLVKCEINGEVQVNSHITGLPDLTLSFSNPSILDDVRFHPCVRYRPWESHQFLSFVPPDGQFKLMSYRVRKLKNTPIYVKPQLTSDGGTCRLSVLVGIRNDPGKTIDSVTVQFQLPSCILSADLTSNYGIVNILSDKTCSWSIGRIPKDKAPSLSGTLVLETGLERLHVFPTFQVGFRIMGVALSGLQIDKLDLRTVPYRFYKGFRALTRAGEFEVRS, via the exons ATGCCCCCATTGATGGCCACTGAG TTCCTTTGTAGGGTAGCTGATGTTCTCAGTGACTATCTTGGGGGATTGAATGAAGACTTGATCAAAGACAACTTTGTCATTGTGTACGAG CTTCTGGATGAGATGATAGACAATGGCTTCCCGCTAACTACAGAGCCTAATATCCTGCGAGAGATGATAGCCCCACCAAATATTGTTAGCAAAGTCTTGAGTGTTGTGACTGGCAGCAGCTCCAATGTGAGTGACACCCTCCCAGGTGCTACTGCATCTCTTGTTCCCTGGAGAACAACGGACACAAAGTATGCCAGCAATGAAATTTATGTAGATCTTGTAGAAGAAATGGATGCAACAATAAACAG GGACGGAGTTCTGGTGAAATGTGAGATCAACGGTGAGGTTCAAGTGAATTCCCATATCACTGGTCTTCCTGATTTGACTCTTTCGTTTTCAAATCCTTCAATCCTTGATGATGTGAGGTTCCATCCCTGTGTTAGATATCGGCCCTGGGAATCCCATCAATTTCTTTCATTTGTGCCTCCTGATGGGCAGTTTAAGCTCATGAGTTACAG AGTTAGAAAATTGAAGAACACCCCGATATATGTAAAGCCACAGTTGACTTCAGATGGTGGAACATGCCGTCTTAGTGTATTGGTTGGAATAAGAAATGATCCAGGAAAGACAATCGATTCCGTAACTGTCCAGTTTCAGCTTCCTTCTTGCATCTTATCAGCTGATCTGACTTCAAATTATGGAATAGTAAACATACTGTCTGACAAG ACATGCTCTTGGTCCATTGGTAGGATCCCAAAGGATAAAGCTCCTTCATTGTCGGGAACATTGGTGCTGGAGACTGGATTGGAGCGCCTTCACGTCTTTCCCACGTTTCAAGTGGGTTTTAGGATTATGGGTGTTGCCCTCTCTGGTCTGCAAATAGATAAACTGGATCTGAGGACTGTACCCTACCGTTTTTATAAAGGGTTTCGAGCTCTTACTCGAGCAGGAGAATTTGAAGTGAGGTCATAA
- the LOC106757660 gene encoding psbP domain-containing protein 1, chloroplastic isoform X3, which yields MGGIRFIGVFLSRLLVKEGHRVTLFTRGKAPVTQQLPGESDGDYAVFSSKILHSKGDRKDFEFEKSSLSAEEFDVICVNGREADEVEPVFDALPNLEQFLYRSSAGVYLKSDLLPHAEAKGFAVSRRKAASLILSTYILSKVGIALAQQSPVFREYIDAFDGYSFQYPRSWIQVRGAGADIFFRDPYVLDENLSLEISSPSSSQYKSVEDLGPPQEAGKKVLKQYLTEFMSTRLGVRRESNILSTSSRVADDGKLYYEVEVNIKSYANNNELAVMPQDRVARLEWDRRYLSVLGVENNQLYELRLQVPENVFAEEESDLRRVMDSFRVSKIAA from the exons GTGACTTTATTTACAAGAGGTAAAGCGCCTGTCACTCAACAATTGCCAGGTGAATCAGACGGTGATTATGCTGTTTTTTCTTCCAAG ATCTTGCATTCGAAAGGTGACAGAAAGgactttgaatttgaaaaatccaGTCTCTCAGCAGAGGAGTTTGATGTTATTTGCGTAAATG GACGTGAGGCAGACGAAGTTGAGCCTGTATTTGATGCTCTGCCTAATCTGGAACA GTTTCTTTACCGTTCTTCCGCTGGTGTCTATCTCAAATCTGACCTATTACCTCATGCAGAG GCTAAAGGTTTTGCAGTTTCTAGAAGGAAAGCAGCGTCTTTGATCTTATCAACCTACATTCTCTCAAAGGTCGGCATAGCACTGGCTCAGCAGTCTCCTGTGTTCCGGGAATACATAGATGCATTTGATGGTTATTCATTCCAGTACCCAAGGAGTTGGATTCAAGTCCGTGGTGCTGGGGCTGACATATTCTTCAGGGACCCTTATGTTCTTGATGAAAATCTCTCTCTTGAAATTTCTTCACCTTCATCCTCCCAATACAAGAGTGTTGAAGACTTGGGTCCACCCCAAGAAGCTGGAAAGAAAGTTCTCAAACAATATCTGACTGAGTTTATGTCTACTAGACTCGGTGTTAGACGTGAATCAAATATTCTTTCGACTTCTTCAAGAGTAGCTGATGATGGCAAGTTGTACTATGAAGTTGAG GTAAACATCAAGTCATATGCAAACAACAATGAACTTGCTGTTATGCCACAAGACCGGGTGGCTCGTCTGGAATGGGACCGGAGGTACCTATCTGTTCTTGGAGTTGAAAACAACCAACTGTATGAGTTGAGATTGCAGGTGCCGGAAAATGTGTTTGCAGAGGAGGAAAGTGATCTTCGTAGAGTCATGGATTCGTTTCGAGTGAGCAAGATTGCTGCTTAG